The DNA sequence GTAATATTGCAATATAAATATTTGAAATGGGAGCGACAAAGACAGAACACTTTACCGACAAACAAAACGCCATTGCGACACTCGCAAAGGCATTGGGACACCCTGCAAGGGTTGCCATTATGGAATATTTAATGAAGGTGGACACTTGCATTTGTGGCGACATAGTTAATGAACTTCCTTTAGCACAGCCGACAGTTTCGCAACATTTAAAGGAATTAAAAAATGCTGGACTTATCAAAGGCGACATTGAAGGTAATACTATTTGTTACTGCATAGACGAAAGGGCAATTGACAAACTGCAAAGCTATTTTGCAAACATTTCAACCAAATTAGAAAAGAAAAAAAGTAATTGTTGTTAACCAAATAAATAAAAAGCAATATGAAATTATCAGAAATAAAAAAACATTTAGGCACAGCCGAAGCAGTGAATTTCAAACTTCAAAACGGAACTACTGTTCCTGAAAATTTCCACGTTACCGAAGTTGGAGTAGTAACTAAGCACTTTATTGACTGCGGTGGGACAATCAGAAATGAGAAAGTGGCGAACTTTCAATTATGGGATGCAAACGATTTTGAACACCGCTTAAAACCGACAAAGTTGCTTAACATCATTAAACTATCCGAAGAAAAATTGGGAATGGAAGATTTAGAAATTGAAGTTGAATATCAAGCTGAAACAATCGGTAAATATGATTTAGATTTCAATGGAAAAAACTTTGTTCTTATTTCAAAACAAACAGCTTGTTTAGCTTCTGATAGTTGTGGCATTCCAAAAGAAAAATTGAAAATAAATTTAGCACAAGTTACAATTCAAAATTCTTGTAAGCCAGGCAGTGGCTGTTGTTAAAAGTATGAAACATATAATAGAATATATTGGCAGACACAAACGCTTCTTAATAATCCTATCGGGTATTATTGGACTGAACTTTTACTATGGGTTTGACCCAAGATTTACAATTATAAACCTACTATGGATATTTATTAGTGTAGTTAAAATAGATTAATCATAATGAAAAGAATATTAGTGTTATGCACAGGAAACAGTTGCCGAAGCCAAATTGCAGAAGGTTACTTACGACATTTTGCAGGCGACAAAGCAGAAATTTATAGTGCAGGTATTGAAACTCACGGAGTAAATCCGAGAGCAATTGCTACAATGAAAGAGGACGGCATTGACATTTCAAACCATACTTCTAACAACATTGACGAGTATAAAGACATTGACTTTGATTTTGTAATTACCGTTTGCGACAATGCAAAAGAGCGTTGCCCATTCTTTCCGACAAAGGCAAAAAAGTTTCATCAAAACTTTCCCGACCCTGCAAAATCAACTGGGACAGAAGAAGAAATTTTAGAGCAGTTTCGACAAGTTCGACAAATGATTAAAAGCT is a window from the Williamwhitmania taraxaci genome containing:
- a CDS encoding arsenate reductase ArsC, translating into MKRILVLCTGNSCRSQIAEGYLRHFAGDKAEIYSAGIETHGVNPRAIATMKEDGIDISNHTSNNIDEYKDIDFDFVITVCDNAKERCPFFPTKAKKFHQNFPDPAKSTGTEEEILEQFRQVRQMIKSYSQQFVTDNL
- a CDS encoding DUF6428 family protein — its product is MKLSEIKKHLGTAEAVNFKLQNGTTVPENFHVTEVGVVTKHFIDCGGTIRNEKVANFQLWDANDFEHRLKPTKLLNIIKLSEEKLGMEDLEIEVEYQAETIGKYDLDFNGKNFVLISKQTACLASDSCGIPKEKLKINLAQVTIQNSCKPGSGCC
- a CDS encoding ArsR/SmtB family transcription factor — encoded protein: MGATKTEHFTDKQNAIATLAKALGHPARVAIMEYLMKVDTCICGDIVNELPLAQPTVSQHLKELKNAGLIKGDIEGNTICYCIDERAIDKLQSYFANISTKLEKKKSNCC